The proteins below come from a single Salinilacihabitans rarus genomic window:
- a CDS encoding DUF7344 domain-containing protein, which translates to MSGDSIEFDTVLDLCRDQHRRIVLAVLAEERRTLTVNDLSKVILKYNHQTPVTAASEAVLAEIRLALSHEHIPRLASAGVVEYDPERQHVVPTERFDQLQPSLFAIVDADPDLQRPVEL; encoded by the coding sequence ATGAGCGGGGATTCCATCGAATTCGACACGGTGCTCGACCTCTGTCGAGACCAGCACCGTCGAATCGTGCTCGCGGTACTCGCGGAAGAACGCCGGACGTTGACGGTGAACGATCTCTCGAAGGTGATACTGAAGTACAATCATCAAACGCCGGTTACAGCGGCTTCCGAAGCGGTGCTCGCGGAGATTCGCCTCGCGTTGTCTCACGAGCACATCCCGAGGTTAGCGTCGGCAGGGGTCGTCGAATACGACCCGGAGCGCCAACACGTCGTCCCGACGGAACGGTTCGACCAGTTGCAACCGTCGCTCTTCGCGATCGTCGATGCCGATCCCGATCTCCAGCGCCCCGTCGAACTGTGA
- a CDS encoding DUF7344 domain-containing protein, which produces MATSPHEIETLATERANNTTIFTTLAEPRRRFSLRYLRAADTPIKVGDLAAEIAAWESRRTAAGRPDGDVDRIEVALVHNHLPSMDDVGFIEYDSSRGTVALTDHDDRIQSHLRICGGNRP; this is translated from the coding sequence ATGGCTACCTCTCCCCACGAGATCGAAACACTGGCAACGGAGCGAGCGAACAACACCACGATCTTCACGACGCTCGCCGAGCCGCGACGTCGATTCAGCCTTCGATATCTTCGGGCCGCCGACACGCCGATCAAAGTGGGCGATCTGGCAGCGGAAATTGCGGCGTGGGAAAGCCGCCGGACGGCGGCCGGCCGACCGGATGGCGACGTCGACCGGATCGAAGTCGCTCTCGTACACAATCACCTGCCGTCGATGGACGACGTGGGGTTTATCGAATACGATAGCAGCCGGGGGACGGTGGCCTTAACCGACCACGATGACCGAATCCAGTCCCATCTCAGGATCTGCGGTGGGAACCGGCCGTAG
- a CDS encoding VOC family protein, with product MDGTLDHVMIRVSDLEESLDWYGTHLDYEEKDRHEGDGFTIVYLGPEELGEEGAMLELTHNEGETPELGDAWGHIAVRVPEGELEAHYQQLMDGGVEDYRDPESCGGRYAFVKDPDGHEVELVQRDPDLPTWSLDHTMIRVEDADEALGFWTRKFEYVETGRWEADTFANYFVEPEDAADEAMSVELTYNYDGRSYEMGDAWGHLCVRVDDLGEDWEQLLVREAADYRDPASNDDMYAFTTDPDGHEIELLERDPEAESLFPF from the coding sequence ATGGACGGAACGCTCGACCACGTCATGATCCGGGTGTCGGACCTCGAGGAGTCCCTCGACTGGTACGGGACACACCTCGACTACGAGGAGAAAGACCGCCACGAGGGCGACGGCTTCACCATCGTCTACCTCGGCCCCGAGGAACTCGGCGAGGAGGGGGCGATGCTCGAACTCACCCACAACGAGGGCGAGACGCCCGAACTCGGCGACGCGTGGGGCCACATCGCCGTCCGCGTCCCCGAGGGCGAACTCGAGGCCCACTACCAGCAGCTCATGGACGGGGGCGTCGAGGACTACCGCGACCCCGAATCCTGCGGCGGCCGCTACGCGTTCGTCAAAGACCCCGACGGCCACGAGGTCGAACTCGTCCAGCGCGACCCCGACCTCCCGACGTGGTCGCTCGACCACACGATGATCCGCGTCGAGGACGCCGACGAGGCGCTGGGCTTTTGGACCCGCAAGTTCGAGTACGTCGAGACCGGCCGCTGGGAGGCCGACACGTTCGCGAACTACTTCGTCGAACCCGAAGACGCCGCCGACGAGGCGATGTCGGTCGAACTCACCTACAACTACGACGGCCGCAGCTACGAGATGGGCGACGCGTGGGGCCACCTCTGTGTCCGCGTCGACGACCTCGGCGAGGACTGGGAGCAACTGCTGGTCCGCGAGGCCGCCGACTACCGCGACCCCGCGAGCAACGACGACATGTACGCGTTCACGACGGACCCCGACGGCCACGAGATCGAACTGCTCGAACGCGACCCCGAGGCCGAGTCGCTGTTCCCCTTCTGA
- a CDS encoding YdcF family protein, with protein MVVVTLGHRLAGDAIHPHLRARVDAGITAVRETTASALVFTGGHTNPAVPRAECEVMREYALERGVDPDRIVVEDRALDTVGNGYFSRRLVDDLDRTVDSLFLVTADYHVPRSRYVFEQCFGTERRIDTSYAVSTATSPECPAERRSFRSARRFFDSISPGDVEAIERRLITNHECYDARHASSSRV; from the coding sequence ATGGTCGTCGTTACGCTCGGACACCGCCTCGCCGGTGACGCGATTCACCCCCACCTCCGAGCGCGCGTCGACGCCGGCATCACGGCCGTTCGCGAGACGACCGCGTCGGCGCTCGTGTTCACTGGCGGGCACACGAATCCGGCGGTGCCGCGGGCGGAGTGTGAGGTGATGCGGGAGTACGCTCTCGAACGGGGTGTCGATCCCGACCGGATCGTCGTCGAGGACCGGGCCCTGGACACCGTCGGAAACGGGTACTTCTCGCGCCGTCTCGTCGACGACCTCGACCGGACGGTAGACTCGCTGTTCCTCGTGACCGCGGACTATCACGTGCCCCGGTCGAGGTACGTCTTCGAGCAGTGTTTCGGAACCGAGCGTCGGATCGATACCTCGTACGCGGTTTCGACGGCGACGTCTCCTGAGTGTCCGGCGGAACGTCGCAGTTTTCGGTCGGCACGCCGGTTTTTCGACTCGATTTCACCGGGCGACGTCGAGGCGATCGAACGCCGGCTGATCACGAACCACGAGTGTTACGACGCGCGACACGCGTCGTCGTCTCGGGTGTAG
- a CDS encoding alanyl-tRNA editing protein, producing the protein MTDPLYLDDPTRLDCEATVERVVDDRVVLDRTCFYPEGGGQPADTGVLRAGDETWRVVDVQKRDTIYHHLAGDGAPPTAGTTVAGAVDADRRRAHSRYHTAQHLLSALLLAEYDAATTGNQLYADRARLDCRYERFTDDDLAAIETRLNELVDADLPVRWYTLDRAVAENRLDPERTRLDLLPDSITEVRIVEIGDADDPFDRTACAGTHVERTAEIGRVAVTGRETRGPEEERVRFRLADA; encoded by the coding sequence GTGACCGATCCCCTGTACCTCGACGACCCGACGCGACTCGACTGCGAGGCGACCGTCGAGCGCGTCGTCGACGACCGCGTCGTGCTCGACCGCACGTGCTTTTACCCCGAGGGCGGCGGCCAGCCGGCCGACACGGGCGTGCTCCGCGCCGGCGACGAGACGTGGCGCGTCGTCGACGTCCAGAAGCGCGATACGATCTACCACCACCTCGCGGGCGACGGCGCGCCGCCGACGGCCGGGACGACCGTCGCGGGCGCCGTCGACGCCGACCGCCGGCGGGCCCACAGCCGCTACCACACGGCCCAGCACCTGCTCTCGGCGCTCCTGCTCGCGGAGTACGACGCCGCCACGACCGGCAATCAGCTGTACGCCGACCGCGCGCGGCTGGACTGTCGGTACGAGCGCTTTACCGACGACGACCTCGCGGCCATCGAGACCCGGCTGAACGAACTGGTCGACGCCGACCTCCCCGTGCGGTGGTACACCCTCGACCGCGCGGTCGCCGAAAACCGGCTCGACCCCGAGCGGACGCGCCTCGACCTCCTGCCGGACTCGATCACCGAGGTGCGCATCGTCGAGATCGGCGACGCCGACGACCCGTTCGACCGGACCGCCTGCGCGGGCACGCACGTCGAGCGCACGGCCGAGATCGGCCGCGTCGCGGTGACCGGCCGCGAGACCCGCGGCCCCGAGGAGGAGCGGGTGCGGTTCCGGCTCGCGGACGCCTGA
- a CDS encoding helix-turn-helix domain-containing protein: MATEATFTVPSDKFPLGTIFERLPGVTVELERIVPARDVVIPYFWVRGTAVDDVERAFTEHPGVKQIEFIDAVEDESLLRVEWAVDYDDVLTALTETKVALIEAVGTNTQWTFEIRGDARSDIVAFQSRCRELDIPTTLTELHALTPVETASEAALTEKQQEALVLAYDRGYFESPREVTMEDIGDDLGISEQAVASRLRRGIKRVLGSTLTGVAASSR, encoded by the coding sequence ATGGCTACCGAGGCAACCTTTACGGTACCGTCCGACAAGTTCCCGCTGGGGACCATCTTCGAACGCCTGCCGGGCGTGACGGTCGAACTGGAGCGAATCGTCCCCGCACGAGACGTGGTGATTCCCTACTTCTGGGTTCGAGGGACTGCCGTCGACGACGTCGAACGGGCGTTCACCGAACACCCGGGCGTGAAACAGATCGAATTCATCGACGCCGTCGAAGACGAGTCCCTGCTGCGCGTCGAGTGGGCGGTCGATTACGACGACGTGCTGACCGCGTTGACGGAGACGAAGGTCGCGCTCATCGAAGCCGTCGGAACGAACACGCAGTGGACGTTCGAGATCCGCGGGGACGCTCGAAGCGACATCGTCGCCTTTCAGTCTCGCTGTCGAGAGCTGGACATCCCGACCACGCTGACCGAGTTGCACGCGCTCACGCCGGTCGAGACGGCATCCGAGGCGGCGCTAACCGAGAAGCAACAAGAGGCGCTGGTGCTCGCCTACGACCGCGGCTACTTCGAATCCCCGCGCGAGGTGACGATGGAAGACATCGGTGACGACCTCGGAATCTCGGAGCAAGCCGTCGCCTCTCGTCTCCGGCGGGGCATCAAACGGGTCCTCGGGAGTACGCTGACCGGCGTCGCGGCTTCCTCCCGATAG
- a CDS encoding Lrp/AsnC family transcriptional regulator has product MVDLDNVDRGILHELQLDARNRTAQQIADKVDVSASTVRNRIAQLESAGVIEGYHPKIDYETANLPLQLLFVCTAPPTERAAMVEQILDVRGVVDVRETLTGRQNLYVEAVGTGTADTGRITDALHEIGLSIESSEILRQRRVQPFDHFFYTDPYDGEQGAREE; this is encoded by the coding sequence ATGGTCGATCTGGACAACGTGGACCGGGGTATCCTGCACGAACTCCAGCTCGATGCACGGAACCGCACGGCCCAACAGATCGCCGACAAGGTCGACGTCTCTGCGAGTACGGTTCGCAACCGGATCGCGCAACTCGAATCCGCCGGGGTCATCGAAGGCTATCATCCGAAAATCGACTACGAGACGGCTAACCTGCCGCTCCAGCTCTTGTTCGTCTGTACGGCACCGCCGACGGAACGAGCAGCGATGGTCGAGCAGATACTCGACGTTCGCGGGGTCGTCGATGTTCGAGAGACGCTGACCGGACGCCAAAACCTGTACGTGGAAGCCGTCGGAACCGGAACGGCCGACACCGGTCGTATCACCGACGCCCTCCACGAGATCGGCCTCTCGATCGAGAGTTCGGAGATCCTGCGCCAGCGCCGGGTGCAACCGTTCGACCACTTCTTCTACACCGACCCGTACGACGGTGAACAGGGTGCCCGAGAGGAGTAG
- a CDS encoding cold-shock protein, producing the protein MANGKVDFFNDTGGYGFISTEDADEDVFFHMEDVGGPDLEEGQDVDFDIEQAPKGPRAANVVRN; encoded by the coding sequence ATGGCAAACGGTAAGGTTGATTTCTTCAACGACACTGGCGGTTACGGTTTCATCTCGACTGAGGACGCGGACGAGGACGTTTTCTTCCACATGGAGGACGTTGGCGGTCCGGACCTCGAAGAAGGACAGGATGTCGACTTCGACATCGAACAGGCCCCCAAAGGCCCCCGCGCGGCGAACGTCGTCCGCAACTAA
- a CDS encoding OBG GTPase family GTP-binding protein, which translates to MGLEEEIEAIEEEIANTPYNKSTEAHIGRLKAKLAEKKEKLENQSSAGGGHGYAVEKTGDATVALVGFPSVGKSSLLNALTNADSEIGEYEFTTLDVNPGMCKHRGANIQILDVPGLIEGAASGRGDGQQVLSVVRNADLIVFVLSVFEIEQYDRLREELYDIKIRVDEQPPRVTVRPKHKDGIKLTSSADQDLDEETIKDVLREHGYVNADVNLGERVDIDRLIDGLMDNREYIPSITCVNKVDLIDPDYKETVDERLRERDLDPEEVTFISAEAERGLEAFKDRMWENLGLIRVYMDKPGRGVDWDEPLVVEAGATVADAVEKLGGDFEERFRFARVSGPSATHDEQQVGDGHVLEDGDVLKLILRR; encoded by the coding sequence ATGGGGCTCGAGGAGGAGATCGAGGCAATCGAGGAGGAGATCGCCAACACGCCCTACAACAAGTCGACGGAGGCCCACATCGGCCGCCTGAAAGCCAAACTCGCCGAGAAAAAAGAGAAACTCGAGAACCAGTCGTCGGCCGGCGGCGGCCACGGCTACGCCGTCGAGAAGACCGGCGACGCGACGGTCGCGCTGGTGGGCTTCCCGAGCGTCGGCAAGTCCTCGCTGCTGAACGCGCTGACCAACGCCGACTCCGAGATCGGCGAGTACGAGTTCACCACCCTCGACGTCAACCCGGGGATGTGCAAACACAGGGGGGCGAACATCCAGATCCTCGACGTGCCCGGGCTGATCGAGGGCGCCGCCTCCGGCCGCGGCGACGGCCAGCAGGTGCTCTCGGTCGTTCGCAACGCCGACCTGATCGTCTTCGTCCTCTCGGTGTTCGAGATCGAGCAGTACGACCGCCTCCGCGAGGAACTGTACGACATCAAGATCCGCGTCGACGAGCAGCCCCCGCGCGTGACCGTCCGCCCCAAGCACAAAGACGGCATCAAGCTCACCTCGAGCGCCGACCAGGACCTAGACGAGGAGACGATCAAGGACGTCCTCCGCGAGCACGGCTACGTCAACGCCGACGTCAACCTCGGCGAGCGCGTCGACATCGACCGGCTCATCGACGGCCTGATGGACAACCGCGAGTACATCCCCTCGATCACCTGCGTCAACAAGGTCGACCTCATCGACCCCGACTACAAGGAGACCGTCGACGAGCGACTGCGCGAGCGCGACCTCGACCCCGAGGAGGTGACGTTCATCAGCGCCGAGGCCGAGCGGGGACTGGAGGCGTTCAAAGACCGGATGTGGGAGAACCTCGGGCTCATCCGGGTCTACATGGACAAGCCCGGCCGCGGCGTCGACTGGGACGAACCGCTGGTGGTCGAGGCGGGCGCGACCGTCGCCGACGCGGTCGAGAAACTCGGCGGCGACTTCGAGGAGCGCTTTCGCTTCGCCCGCGTCTCCGGCCCGAGCGCGACCCACGACGAACAGCAGGTCGGCGACGGCCACGTCCTCGAAGACGGCGACGTCCTGAAGCTGATTCTGCGCCGCTGA
- a CDS encoding Na+/H+ antiporter NhaC family protein: MSEFGALSLVPPLLAIVLAIWTRRPILSLFLGIWSGGVIVTGGIGIDQTFDWIVEAIIADDGFHVQILLFTLLLGSGVALIWRLGGAVAVRDWATTRLQTQRTVGLATWILGILMFFDDYANTAIVGSTMREISDEMRISREKLSYIVDSTAAPVATLVISSWVAFQLSLISSAYSDLGVSEEAPTAFQTFVQSIPYNVYALLAILMVGIVVYTRRDYGEMLDAEHRSWRHGEVNRAGAQPLQKVQADLGEPVDDRPMLRTFFAPILVLIAVTLSSAAWTGYVAWVDQQLEAGATASLSAAAAEDGLATVLVDVVGLGDFAVALIWGSFAMVATGMAVGLVYDLVDVDEAVETVLDGFGIMLTAVTVLVLAWTISTVAETLGTGEYVAGAAEGVVSPAILPVIVLFVATFIAFTMGSSWATMGIVTPISISVAYELTGGFEVMPVIVGAVFSGAIAGDHTSPISDTTVLSSTFTGADLIDHVRTQIYYAGTVLVVVVVCYLLYGYLGVPPSVYLPLGAVLLVGLVYGLSELDAARKGISPIASAVEPEVDRDEEAEAGAHGAE; this comes from the coding sequence ATGTCCGAATTCGGGGCGCTATCACTGGTTCCCCCGCTGCTCGCGATCGTGCTCGCGATCTGGACGCGCCGGCCGATCCTGTCTCTGTTTCTCGGGATCTGGTCCGGCGGCGTCATCGTCACCGGGGGGATCGGGATCGATCAGACCTTCGACTGGATCGTCGAGGCGATCATCGCCGACGACGGCTTCCACGTGCAGATCCTCCTGTTCACGCTGCTGCTCGGTTCGGGCGTCGCGCTGATCTGGCGGCTCGGCGGGGCGGTCGCCGTCCGGGACTGGGCGACCACCCGGCTCCAGACCCAGCGCACCGTCGGTCTGGCGACGTGGATCCTCGGCATCCTCATGTTCTTCGACGACTACGCCAACACGGCCATCGTCGGCTCCACGATGCGCGAAATCTCCGACGAGATGCGCATCTCCCGCGAGAAGCTCTCGTACATCGTCGACTCGACGGCCGCGCCCGTCGCGACGCTCGTCATCTCGAGCTGGGTCGCGTTCCAGCTCTCGCTGATCAGCAGCGCCTACAGCGACCTCGGGGTCAGCGAGGAGGCGCCGACGGCGTTCCAGACGTTCGTACAGTCGATCCCGTACAACGTCTACGCGCTGCTGGCGATCCTCATGGTCGGCATCGTCGTCTACACCCGCCGGGACTACGGCGAGATGCTCGACGCCGAACACCGCTCGTGGCGCCACGGCGAGGTCAACCGCGCCGGCGCCCAGCCGCTGCAGAAGGTGCAGGCGGACCTCGGCGAGCCGGTCGACGACCGCCCGATGCTGCGGACGTTCTTCGCGCCGATCCTCGTGTTGATCGCCGTCACGCTGTCGAGCGCCGCCTGGACCGGCTACGTGGCGTGGGTAGACCAGCAGCTCGAAGCGGGGGCGACGGCGTCGCTCAGCGCCGCCGCAGCCGAGGACGGGCTCGCGACGGTGCTGGTCGACGTCGTCGGCCTCGGCGACTTCGCCGTCGCGCTCATCTGGGGTTCGTTCGCGATGGTCGCGACCGGGATGGCCGTCGGGCTGGTCTACGACCTCGTCGACGTCGACGAGGCCGTCGAGACCGTCCTCGACGGCTTCGGCATCATGCTCACCGCGGTGACGGTGCTCGTCCTCGCGTGGACGATCAGCACCGTCGCCGAGACCCTCGGCACCGGCGAGTACGTCGCCGGCGCCGCCGAGGGGGTCGTCTCGCCGGCGATCCTCCCGGTGATCGTCCTCTTCGTCGCCACGTTCATCGCGTTCACGATGGGGTCGTCGTGGGCGACGATGGGGATCGTGACGCCGATCTCGATCTCCGTCGCGTACGAACTGACCGGCGGCTTCGAGGTCATGCCGGTCATCGTCGGCGCCGTCTTCTCCGGGGCGATCGCCGGCGACCACACCTCGCCGATCTCCGACACCACGGTCCTCTCGTCGACGTTCACCGGCGCGGACCTGATCGACCACGTCCGCACCCAGATCTACTACGCCGGGACGGTCCTCGTCGTGGTCGTGGTCTGTTACCTGCTGTACGGCTACCTCGGCGTGCCCCCGAGCGTCTACCTCCCGCTGGGGGCGGTGTTGCTCGTCGGCCTCGTCTACGGCCTCTCGGAACTCGACGCGGCCCGCAAGGGGATCTCCCCGATCGCCTCCGCCGTCGAGCCGGAGGTCGACCGCGACGAGGAGGCCGAGGCCGGCGCCCACGGCGCCGAGTAA
- a CDS encoding DUF2270 domain-containing protein: MSDPTDEPDSKDAEVAAAAGDDPDAFLALVPHFYRGSVSQATSAQDRLDRTTDWAITLIAALLSIVFASEGTPAYLLLIGLLLLSMFLFFEVRRYRFYDVWRSQVRFVQENVFANAFDPADAELHPHWREAIGDDLRQPTFKVTFLEALSRRLRRVYALLFVVVGLAWVSKITLFTPEARWTEAAELPGVPGSVVATALALFYVTVVVVAFWPGRREAKGEIHGVEPGRWKETDDERR; the protein is encoded by the coding sequence ATGAGTGACCCGACCGACGAACCCGATTCGAAAGATGCGGAAGTTGCAGCCGCGGCCGGCGATGATCCGGACGCGTTCCTCGCGCTCGTCCCGCACTTCTATCGGGGCAGCGTGAGTCAGGCGACCAGCGCACAGGATCGACTCGACCGGACGACCGACTGGGCGATCACCCTGATCGCCGCGTTGCTCTCGATCGTGTTCGCAAGCGAGGGGACGCCGGCGTATCTCCTGTTGATCGGGCTGTTGCTGCTGAGTATGTTCCTCTTCTTCGAGGTCCGTCGCTACCGGTTCTACGACGTCTGGCGTTCGCAAGTCCGGTTCGTTCAGGAGAACGTCTTCGCGAACGCGTTCGATCCCGCGGACGCCGAACTCCACCCCCACTGGCGCGAAGCGATCGGCGACGACCTCCGCCAACCGACGTTCAAGGTCACGTTCCTCGAAGCCCTGTCCCGTCGGCTCCGTCGGGTGTACGCGCTGCTCTTCGTCGTCGTCGGGCTCGCCTGGGTCTCCAAGATCACCCTCTTTACCCCCGAGGCACGGTGGACCGAGGCGGCGGAGCTCCCGGGCGTCCCCGGGTCGGTCGTCGCGACGGCGCTGGCCCTGTTCTACGTCACGGTCGTGGTGGTCGCGTTCTGGCCGGGCAGACGCGAGGCGAAAGGCGAAATCCACGGCGTCGAGCCCGGCCGGTGGAAGGAGACGGACGACGAGCGACGATAA
- a CDS encoding FAD-binding oxidoreductase yields MTQLTVATREGATTTLPEGAVDALRRRTRGPVLVPADAGFADATRLWNGMIEKTPALVVRPTGTADVVAAVDFAREHDLALSVRGGGHNIAGTALVDGGLTVDLSALRGVVVDPAARTATAQAGCLLGDVDRETQLHGLATPLGFVSETGLAGLTLGGGFGYLTRRFGWTVDNLLAVEIVTADGRVRRASRAANPDLFWAVRGAGANFGVVTSFTFRLHDVGPTVYGGLVAWPFERADEVLAAYRALTADAPRTLTAFLIVRRAPPAPFVPEAWHGELICAMTVCYSGAREDADEALAPIRALGDPLVDRLRAHPYTTLQSYLDGTQPKGHHYYWKTEFAAELDEGLLSTVRDLGGECPIPEAQLVVAHVGGALNERAPDDGAVGNRDARFVYGAAGKWEPEEPRAAAFEEWIRDAWARLRPFSTGGNYVNFQSADADEERLRATYGANFDRLAELKAAYDPANLFRSNRNVRPAERERE; encoded by the coding sequence GTGACGCAGTTGACCGTCGCCACCCGCGAGGGGGCGACGACCACGCTCCCCGAGGGGGCGGTCGACGCGCTGCGCCGGCGGACCCGCGGGCCGGTGCTGGTGCCGGCGGACGCGGGCTTTGCGGACGCGACCCGGCTCTGGAACGGCATGATCGAGAAGACGCCGGCGCTCGTCGTGCGCCCGACGGGCACGGCCGACGTCGTCGCCGCGGTCGACTTCGCCCGCGAGCACGACCTCGCGCTCTCGGTGCGCGGCGGCGGCCACAACATCGCGGGGACGGCGCTGGTCGACGGCGGCCTGACCGTCGACCTGTCCGCCCTCCGCGGGGTCGTCGTCGACCCCGCCGCGCGGACCGCGACGGCCCAGGCCGGCTGCCTGCTCGGCGACGTCGACCGCGAGACGCAACTGCACGGCCTCGCCACGCCGCTGGGGTTCGTCTCCGAGACGGGGCTGGCCGGCCTGACTCTCGGCGGCGGCTTCGGCTACCTGACCCGCCGGTTCGGCTGGACGGTCGACAACCTGCTCGCGGTCGAGATCGTCACCGCCGACGGGCGGGTCCGCCGGGCCAGCCGCGCGGCGAACCCGGACCTCTTCTGGGCCGTCCGCGGCGCCGGCGCCAACTTCGGCGTCGTCACGTCGTTCACGTTCCGGCTCCACGACGTCGGCCCGACGGTCTACGGCGGGCTCGTCGCCTGGCCGTTCGAGCGGGCCGACGAGGTCCTCGCGGCCTACCGCGCCCTCACCGCCGACGCACCCCGGACGCTGACGGCGTTCCTCATCGTGCGCCGGGCCCCGCCGGCGCCGTTCGTCCCCGAGGCGTGGCACGGCGAACTGATCTGCGCCATGACCGTCTGCTACAGCGGCGCCCGCGAGGACGCCGACGAGGCGCTGGCCCCGATCCGCGCGCTGGGCGACCCCCTCGTGGACCGACTGCGGGCGCACCCGTACACGACGCTCCAGTCGTACCTCGACGGGACCCAGCCGAAGGGCCACCACTACTACTGGAAGACGGAGTTCGCCGCCGAGCTAGACGAGGGGCTCCTGTCGACCGTGCGGGATCTGGGCGGCGAGTGTCCGATCCCGGAGGCGCAACTCGTCGTCGCACACGTCGGCGGGGCGCTCAACGAGCGCGCGCCGGACGACGGGGCCGTCGGCAACCGCGACGCGCGCTTCGTCTACGGCGCGGCCGGCAAGTGGGAGCCGGAGGAACCCCGCGCGGCGGCGTTCGAAGAGTGGATCCGCGACGCGTGGGCGCGGCTCCGGCCGTTCTCGACGGGCGGGAACTACGTCAACTTCCAGTCCGCCGACGCCGACGAGGAGCGCCTCCGGGCGACCTACGGCGCCAACTTCGACCGCCTCGCCGAACTGAAGGCGGCGTACGACCCGGCCAACCTGTTCCGGTCGAATCGGAACGTCCGGCCGGCCGAACGCGAGCGGGAGTGA